One part of the Desulfonema ishimotonii genome encodes these proteins:
- a CDS encoding Fic family protein: MPRTIHYHYDKFPPQNLDWSKLIPLIGPASAALARYDGTLSAIPNAAVLLSPMTTQEAVLSSRIEGTQATMGEVLEYEAEADSDNIPAERKADINEVLNYRRAMWRAVELLNNLPLCQRVIKEIHSVLLDGVRGHGKAPGEYRKIPNWIGPPGCPMEEARFVPASADRLPDAMDAWEKYIHSEEVPDRLVQLAILHAEFEALHPFLDGNGRLGRMCVPLFMFQSRLIQSPMFYISAFFERRRDEYYDRLLAISRDDNWTGWCEFFLNAVAEQALENQQKAMEILNLYEDKKNRIVELTHSQYAIHSLDFIFAQPVFKATDFTNKSEIPPPTAKRILSVLRNNGVLEMIRESRGRRPAVYVFTELLNIAEGKAVF; this comes from the coding sequence ATGCCTCGGACAATTCATTATCATTATGATAAATTTCCACCTCAGAATTTAGACTGGTCAAAGCTGATTCCGCTGATCGGCCCGGCAAGTGCCGCTCTTGCCAGATATGACGGCACTCTTTCCGCAATTCCGAATGCCGCCGTATTATTAAGCCCGATGACGACTCAGGAAGCCGTGTTATCATCACGAATCGAGGGAACGCAGGCCACAATGGGGGAAGTTCTCGAATATGAGGCGGAAGCTGATTCTGACAATATTCCTGCGGAGCGGAAAGCGGATATAAACGAGGTATTGAATTACCGGCGGGCCATGTGGCGTGCCGTTGAACTCCTGAATAATTTGCCGCTCTGTCAGCGAGTCATAAAGGAAATACACAGCGTCCTGCTTGACGGAGTAAGAGGTCACGGTAAGGCCCCCGGAGAATATCGGAAGATTCCCAACTGGATAGGTCCGCCCGGATGCCCGATGGAAGAAGCCCGGTTTGTTCCGGCCTCGGCAGATCGCCTGCCGGACGCCATGGATGCCTGGGAAAAGTATATTCATTCAGAAGAGGTACCCGACAGACTGGTTCAACTGGCAATTCTCCATGCCGAATTCGAAGCCCTGCACCCGTTCCTTGACGGCAATGGAAGGCTTGGACGGATGTGTGTACCGCTTTTTATGTTTCAAAGCAGGCTGATTCAGAGTCCCATGTTTTATATCAGCGCGTTTTTTGAAAGAAGGCGGGATGAATATTATGACCGATTATTGGCCATTTCCCGCGATGACAACTGGACAGGGTGGTGTGAATTTTTTTTGAATGCTGTCGCAGAGCAGGCGCTGGAAAATCAGCAGAAGGCTATGGAAATATTAAACCTGTATGAAGATAAAAAGAACCGGATTGTCGAGCTGACGCATTCGCAATATGCGATTCATTCCCTGGATTTCATCTTTGCGCAGCCGGTGTTCAAGGCCACGGATTTCACAAACAAAAGTGAAATTCCGCCGCCGACTGCCAAGCGGATTCTTTCTGTTTTAAGAAATAACGGCGTATTGGAGATGATCCGTGAATCAAGGGGTCGCCGCCCGGCTGTTTATGTTTTTACGGAATTGCTGAATATTGCGGAAGGTAAAGCGGTGTTTTGA
- a CDS encoding efflux RND transporter permease subunit gives MNLGEWSVRNHVTVSVMLVMILAGGLMSYTTISRKENPEFTVRTATVTTIFPGASPRKVEELVTDKLEEKIREMPEIKNVRSQSLTGMSLIMVDIHDKYKNMHEIWQKLRNKVSDARPDLPDGVMTPRINDEFGDVFGVVVALTGDGYTYREMKDVSDFVRNQLLKLGNVGKVERYGVQEERIFAEFSNARLAEYGFSPAHLAQMLSEQNVLQPGGDAVVGTERIIISATGEFKSVAQLRQTSLQIPGRPEAIALGDIADIRRGFIDPPRTLARFNGEPAIVIAVNMAKGGNVIEMGQAVMKRLREIESRLPVGLDFHLLSYQPRFVERSISEFMVNLLEAFVFVVVVVLLFAGLRTGLIVGTLVPMAMMACIALMPPFGVELQKMSIASLIIALGMLVDNGVVVSENMLVRMAGGEDRLAAAAHAVRTLWKPLLSASLTTILAFLPIYIAESDTGEYCGSLFVVVTLTLMASWLLSLTMMPLLCHYFLRPRQQKQTFAGRFYRIYRGGLILCLRRRTLFLLAVIGLITLSLWGMKFVPKIFFPPNDREMFVIDFFQPYGTDIEATVRRVARVEKFLRAHDEVVSVGSFIGNGGPRWYLSLSLEDRGANYAKLVINTRTVEGMAKLTEETRHYLDRNFPDTRHSVLRLENGPIVGAPIQLRISGDDYHTLYRLRDAITKAIYPIPGVTNIRDDWGEWTKKLEVEVRQDQAKRAGFSSRDIALSLQTQLSGLPATDFREGKEIIPVVLRSKEAWRRDLGKIESLNVYSFRDGRSTPLMQLASTRLVWQPSNIRRRNQTRTMTVKVDVTGRFTSAVLADVMAAVKKLQASEDWPVGYFLEYGGEKEESGESQKSLAAKFPLAFGLMALLLVAQFNAIRAPVIIVLTVFPMFIGITAGLLLTGDPFGFMALLGVVSLFGILVNNAIMMIDQIEIEKAAGQTLQDAIVVSAQKRFRPIIMTAITTIMGLVPLSLQGGTLWSPLANVLIFGLAFSTVLTLALCPVLYAVFFRTGFGGYQWDAEVLEKGE, from the coding sequence GTGAACCTCGGAGAATGGTCTGTCCGAAATCACGTCACTGTCTCGGTGATGCTGGTGATGATCCTGGCCGGGGGGCTGATGAGCTACACCACCATCTCCCGGAAGGAAAATCCCGAATTTACCGTCCGCACCGCCACGGTCACCACGATATTCCCCGGCGCATCCCCCCGCAAGGTGGAGGAACTGGTCACAGATAAGCTGGAAGAGAAGATCCGCGAGATGCCGGAGATCAAAAACGTCCGGTCCCAGTCCCTCACCGGCATGTCTCTCATCATGGTGGATATCCATGACAAGTACAAAAACATGCACGAGATCTGGCAGAAACTGCGGAACAAGGTCTCGGATGCCCGGCCCGACCTGCCCGATGGGGTGATGACGCCCCGGATTAACGATGAGTTCGGGGATGTGTTCGGCGTGGTGGTGGCCCTGACCGGGGACGGCTACACCTACCGGGAGATGAAAGATGTGTCCGACTTTGTCCGCAACCAGCTCCTCAAGCTCGGAAACGTGGGCAAGGTGGAGCGGTACGGCGTTCAGGAGGAGCGGATCTTTGCGGAGTTCTCCAACGCCCGCCTGGCCGAATACGGGTTCAGCCCCGCCCATCTGGCGCAGATGCTCAGCGAGCAGAACGTACTCCAGCCGGGCGGCGATGCGGTGGTCGGCACGGAGCGGATCATCATATCGGCCACGGGCGAATTCAAATCCGTGGCACAGCTCCGCCAGACCAGCCTTCAGATTCCGGGCCGACCGGAGGCGATCGCCCTGGGGGACATCGCCGATATCCGCCGGGGCTTTATCGACCCGCCCCGGACCCTGGCCCGCTTCAACGGGGAACCGGCCATTGTCATTGCCGTGAATATGGCAAAGGGGGGCAACGTGATTGAGATGGGCCAGGCCGTGATGAAGCGCCTCCGGGAGATCGAATCCCGGCTGCCGGTGGGCCTCGACTTTCACCTGCTCTCCTATCAGCCCCGGTTTGTGGAGCGCTCCATCAGCGAATTCATGGTCAACCTGCTGGAGGCCTTTGTTTTCGTGGTGGTGGTGGTGCTGCTCTTTGCGGGCCTCCGCACCGGCCTCATTGTGGGCACCCTGGTGCCCATGGCCATGATGGCCTGCATCGCCCTCATGCCCCCCTTCGGGGTGGAGTTGCAGAAGATGTCCATCGCCTCCCTGATCATCGCCCTGGGGATGCTGGTGGACAACGGCGTGGTGGTCAGCGAAAACATGCTGGTCCGCATGGCCGGGGGCGAAGACCGTCTGGCGGCTGCCGCCCACGCGGTCCGCACCCTGTGGAAACCGCTGCTCTCGGCCTCCCTGACCACCATCCTCGCCTTTCTGCCCATCTATATCGCCGAGTCGGACACGGGCGAATACTGTGGCTCCCTGTTCGTGGTGGTCACCCTGACGCTGATGGCCTCGTGGCTCCTCTCCCTGACCATGATGCCCCTCCTCTGCCACTATTTTCTCAGACCCCGGCAGCAGAAACAGACCTTTGCCGGCCGCTTTTACCGCATCTACCGGGGCGGGCTGATCCTCTGCCTCAGGCGCCGCACGCTCTTCCTCCTGGCCGTCATCGGCCTGATCACCCTCTCCCTCTGGGGCATGAAATTTGTGCCCAAGATCTTCTTTCCGCCCAACGACCGGGAAATGTTTGTCATCGACTTCTTCCAGCCCTACGGAACGGATATCGAGGCCACCGTCCGCCGGGTGGCCCGGGTGGAGAAATTCCTGCGCGCCCACGACGAGGTGGTCTCCGTGGGCAGCTTTATCGGAAACGGCGGCCCCCGCTGGTACCTCTCCCTGAGCCTGGAGGACCGGGGGGCCAATTATGCCAAGCTGGTCATCAACACCCGGACTGTCGAAGGGATGGCGAAGCTGACGGAGGAGACCCGGCACTATCTGGACCGGAACTTCCCGGACACCCGCCACAGTGTGCTGCGGCTGGAAAACGGCCCGATCGTGGGCGCGCCCATCCAGCTCCGCATCTCCGGCGACGACTACCACACCCTCTATCGCCTGAGAGACGCCATTACAAAGGCCATTTATCCGATTCCGGGTGTCACCAATATCCGGGACGACTGGGGCGAATGGACCAAAAAGCTGGAGGTGGAGGTCCGCCAGGATCAGGCCAAGCGGGCCGGGTTCAGCAGCCGGGACATTGCCCTCTCGCTTCAGACGCAGTTGTCCGGCCTCCCGGCCACGGATTTCCGGGAGGGAAAGGAGATCATCCCCGTTGTGCTGCGCTCCAAGGAGGCCTGGCGCAGGGATCTGGGAAAAATTGAGAGCCTGAATGTCTATTCCTTCAGGGACGGGCGGAGTACGCCGCTGATGCAGCTGGCGAGTACGCGGCTGGTGTGGCAGCCCAGCAATATCCGCAGGCGGAACCAGACCCGGACCATGACCGTGAAGGTGGATGTCACGGGCCGGTTTACCAGCGCGGTGCTGGCCGATGTGATGGCGGCGGTAAAAAAATTGCAGGCGTCAGAGGACTGGCCCGTGGGCTATTTTCTGGAATACGGGGGGGAGAAGGAGGAGAGTGGCGAGTCCCAGAAATCCCTTGCCGCCAAGTTTCCCCTGGCCTTCGGCCTCATGGCCCTGCTGCTCGTCGCGCAGTTTAACGCAATCCGCGCCCCGGTTATCATTGTGCTGACCGTCTTTCCCATGTTCATCGGCATCACCGCAGGCCTGCTGCTGACCGGAGATCCCTTCGGGTTCATGGCCCTGCTGGGGGTGGTGAGCCTGTTCGGCATTCTGGTCAACAACGCCATCATGATGATCGACCAGATTGAAATTGAGAAAGCCGCAGGCCAGACCCTTCAGGACGCCATTGTTGTCTCGGCCCAGAAGCGGTTCCGGCCCATCATTATGACGGCCATCACGACCATCATGGGGCTGGTCCCCCTCTCGCTCCAGGGCGGCACGTTATGGAGTCCCCTGGCCAATGTGCTGATCTTCGGGCTGGCATTTTCCACCGTCCTCACCCTGGCCCTCTGCCCGGTGCTTTACGCTGTTTTTTTCCGAACCGGGTTCGGGGGGTATCAGTGGGATGCGGAGGTGTTGGAAAAGGGGGAGTGA
- a CDS encoding efflux RND transporter periplasmic adaptor subunit yields the protein MKKKPLKFLILFASLALISLSASCTRKDESRPAPAIRPIRTIRVGAPDPDRERTFSGVSGAAVEIRLSFRVGGKIEELPVKSGMKLEKGDLIARLDPTDYDLTVRQYRAQLAQARAVHIRVRADYDRDKQLYEAGDISRSQLGQSLAARRSAKAQVDAAGEAIHLAEQKLKYTTLKAPVSGTVASVPAEVHETVAAGQPIATITSGDAMEMEIGVPESLISGIQVGFPARIRFDAIPDRNFHAKTVEVGIEATRSSTWPVTLRILEQDDRLRPGMSGEAALTFEAGGEFITIPPVAVVSTPEGQQYVWVYRERDATVTRRDITVGTLTSHGLQVTEGLEPGDIIAVRGVHRLTGGMRVKRLSPTAATRTEEVSR from the coding sequence ATGAAAAAAAAACCGTTAAAATTTCTGATTCTGTTTGCCAGCCTTGCCCTCATCAGCCTGTCGGCATCCTGTACCCGCAAAGATGAAAGCCGTCCGGCGCCAGCCATTCGCCCCATCCGCACCATTCGGGTCGGGGCACCCGACCCGGACCGGGAACGGACCTTTTCAGGCGTATCCGGGGCGGCAGTGGAGATCCGGCTCAGTTTCCGTGTCGGCGGAAAGATTGAGGAATTGCCCGTCAAATCCGGCATGAAACTGGAAAAGGGCGATCTGATCGCCCGCCTCGACCCCACGGACTATGATCTGACCGTCAGGCAGTACCGGGCGCAGCTGGCACAGGCCCGGGCCGTTCACATCCGGGTCCGGGCCGACTATGACCGGGACAAACAGCTGTATGAGGCCGGTGATATTTCCCGAAGCCAGCTGGGCCAGTCCCTGGCCGCCCGGCGCTCTGCCAAAGCACAGGTCGATGCGGCAGGAGAGGCGATTCACCTGGCGGAGCAGAAGCTGAAATACACGACGCTGAAGGCCCCCGTATCCGGCACGGTCGCATCGGTCCCGGCAGAGGTCCACGAAACCGTGGCGGCAGGGCAGCCCATTGCGACCATCACATCCGGCGACGCCATGGAAATGGAAATCGGCGTTCCCGAATCCCTGATCTCCGGGATTCAGGTCGGTTTTCCGGCCCGCATCCGCTTTGACGCCATTCCGGACAGAAATTTTCACGCCAAAACGGTTGAGGTGGGCATTGAGGCCACCCGCTCTTCAACCTGGCCGGTCACGCTCCGAATCCTGGAACAGGACGACCGCCTGCGGCCCGGCATGTCGGGAGAGGCGGCCCTGACCTTTGAGGCGGGCGGGGAATTTATCACCATCCCGCCCGTGGCCGTGGTCTCCACGCCGGAAGGGCAGCAGTATGTGTGGGTGTACCGGGAGCGGGACGCCACCGTAACCCGGCGCGATATCACCGTCGGCACGCTGACCTCCCACGGGCTTCAGGTCACAGAGGGCCTTGAGCCGGGCGACATCATCGCCGTCCGGGGCGTTCACCGCCTGACCGGGGGGATGCGGGTGAAACGCCTCTCCCCCACTGCCGCCACCCGCACAGAGGAGGTGTCCCGGTGA
- a CDS encoding NUDIX domain-containing protein: MPTLPAVQNQAVRFCQREKASLTGGNPGQMYHQENTMHHQKDTHCSYCGAPFVPAMPWPRTCTDCGRISYLNPLPVAVILVPAGDGLIFIRRGIGPGKGKLALPGGFIDRGESWQEAGAREVWEETGVRVDPQEIRQFGVRSSPDGFLLTFGLAAPVSPEALSPFHGTDETSERVILNRPPEIPAFQLHADMAAKYFRQPAGSRPLVGVGVMVFRDGKVLLGKRKNAHGAGAWQFPGGHLEFGESPEACARREVFEETGLRIRNVRTGPYTNDIFAADRKHYITLFVIAEYASGDVALREPDKCEEWGWFEWDHLPEPSFLPIRNLLRQGFAHPNR, translated from the coding sequence GTGCCCACCCTACCGGCTGTTCAGAATCAGGCGGTCCGATTTTGCCAAAGGGAAAAAGCCAGCCTCACAGGCGGCAATCCGGGGCAGATGTACCATCAGGAGAATACCATGCACCACCAGAAAGACACCCATTGTTCATATTGCGGCGCACCCTTTGTTCCGGCCATGCCCTGGCCCAGGACATGCACAGACTGCGGACGAATCTCCTACCTGAACCCCCTGCCCGTGGCCGTCATCCTCGTCCCAGCCGGTGACGGACTGATCTTCATCCGGCGCGGCATCGGCCCCGGCAAGGGAAAGCTGGCCCTGCCGGGCGGATTTATCGACCGGGGTGAATCCTGGCAGGAGGCCGGGGCGCGGGAGGTCTGGGAAGAGACCGGGGTCCGCGTTGACCCGCAGGAGATCCGGCAGTTCGGCGTGCGCAGCTCGCCGGACGGATTTCTCCTCACCTTCGGTCTGGCCGCACCGGTATCGCCGGAGGCCCTCTCCCCCTTTCACGGCACAGACGAGACGAGTGAGCGGGTTATTCTGAACCGGCCGCCTGAAATCCCGGCCTTTCAGCTCCACGCCGATATGGCGGCAAAATATTTCAGGCAGCCGGCCGGCAGCCGACCCCTTGTGGGGGTCGGGGTGATGGTGTTCAGAGACGGCAAAGTGCTTCTGGGCAAACGCAAAAATGCCCACGGAGCAGGGGCCTGGCAGTTTCCGGGCGGCCATCTGGAGTTCGGTGAATCCCCTGAGGCGTGCGCCCGGCGGGAGGTCTTCGAGGAGACCGGCCTCCGCATCCGGAACGTCCGCACCGGCCCCTACACCAACGACATCTTTGCGGCAGACCGGAAGCATTACATCACGCTGTTTGTCATTGCCGAATATGCGTCGGGGGACGTTGCGCTCCGGGAGCCGGACAAATGTGAGGAATGGGGATGGTTTGAGTGGGATCACCTGCCGGAGCCGTCGTTTCTGCCCATCCGGAATCTGCTCCGGCAGGGATTTGCCCATCCGAACCGATAG
- a CDS encoding TolC family protein, translating to MRKVQMPAPFLLILIRLFFITGILLLPVPSAADPTITVAIVRDGPSPYFDRRIEDVIREIGQLREPGHTIRIKDVPAFNADWQAERIPRVLANALKDPRVDIVYTAGFLVTEAASQPRMRLTKPVVAGIIHDAGLLGLPSDEAGHSRKRNLAFNVLLQNIGGDIAVFRQLTPFHTLHLLADDRLLLLSKRAQACIAAIEQEYQITIRTVPVGTSAQAVLDQLGPETGAVFLTPFFRMTPSETRKMISGINRKKIPSFAMLGRPLVEQGVLAGQMPHIRDRMARRIALNIRQIAQGESPNRLSVRMIIPRKLVINLETADQIGYSPDIATLIGETEFIGSQSPPPGAPLTMEQAMNMAAAHNVGVAVETAAVESSRQTRERARSHMRPQVYGTVQYQQIDGDRAENAMGLAPEKKTTAGATLSQMIYDDGIITGYRVADLQYQGGQYNRDAVRLDVTQAAGQGFLRCLSARALHKIAQENLRLTRKNLQLATVRQRVGRGGPDERLRWEAEEAQRKSAVIGASRSVESAFVGLNQILNQDQNRRWQLRDIPVGETATYFLGQDLSRIITRMTDLNRFMRLSVDLALENAPELAVLDRQVESLTLTLDRLKRRYYTPTVRAEAAYVWNGDISGKGAGSVLSGLTIPGLDLPDAPDDHEWGVSLKLTLPLFEGGGRAADVGKARADLMRLQYARIQTRQMIEQRVRTSVYALSRSWPDIFLARKAADRARKNLRIIQDRYGQGKASITDLLNAQTHHLRQEQNASLSIYRYLDDEIEFQRAIAWFRHTRSEAEKEEMIRRISEYMNTEKTPAVPGKDGSDPVRPRQ from the coding sequence ATGCGAAAAGTTCAGATGCCAGCGCCGTTTCTTCTGATTCTCATCCGCCTGTTTTTCATAACCGGCATCCTTCTCCTGCCGGTACCATCGGCAGCAGATCCGACCATTACCGTGGCCATCGTCCGGGACGGCCCGTCCCCCTATTTTGACCGGCGCATTGAGGATGTGATCCGGGAGATCGGGCAGCTCCGGGAACCGGGCCATACCATCAGGATTAAAGATGTCCCGGCCTTTAACGCCGACTGGCAGGCGGAACGGATTCCCCGCGTCCTCGCAAATGCCCTGAAAGATCCCCGGGTGGATATCGTTTATACCGCCGGATTTCTCGTAACCGAAGCCGCTTCCCAACCCCGGATGAGACTGACCAAACCGGTCGTGGCCGGGATCATCCATGACGCAGGCCTGCTCGGCCTCCCGTCCGATGAGGCGGGCCACTCCCGCAAGCGCAACCTCGCCTTCAACGTGCTGCTTCAGAACATCGGCGGGGACATCGCCGTATTCCGTCAGCTGACCCCCTTTCACACCCTTCACCTTCTGGCTGACGACAGACTGCTCCTGCTCTCAAAGCGGGCACAGGCCTGTATCGCAGCCATTGAACAGGAATATCAGATCACCATCAGAACGGTCCCGGTCGGCACGTCCGCTCAGGCGGTTCTGGATCAGCTCGGCCCGGAGACCGGGGCGGTTTTTCTCACGCCGTTTTTCCGCATGACGCCGTCGGAAACCCGGAAAATGATCAGCGGCATCAACCGGAAAAAAATCCCCTCTTTCGCCATGCTGGGACGTCCGCTGGTCGAACAGGGGGTTCTGGCCGGTCAGATGCCGCACATCCGGGACCGGATGGCCCGGCGCATTGCCCTCAATATCCGGCAGATTGCCCAGGGCGAGTCCCCGAACCGGCTCAGCGTCAGAATGATCATCCCCCGAAAGCTGGTCATCAATCTTGAGACGGCGGATCAGATCGGATATTCCCCGGATATCGCCACCCTGATCGGAGAGACCGAATTCATCGGCAGCCAGTCCCCGCCGCCGGGCGCGCCCCTCACCATGGAACAGGCCATGAACATGGCCGCCGCACATAATGTCGGGGTGGCTGTTGAAACGGCGGCGGTGGAGAGCAGCCGCCAGACCCGTGAGCGGGCCCGGAGCCATATGCGCCCCCAGGTATACGGAACAGTTCAGTATCAGCAGATCGACGGGGACCGGGCTGAAAATGCAATGGGGCTGGCCCCGGAAAAGAAAACCACTGCCGGTGCCACCCTGAGCCAGATGATCTACGACGACGGGATTATCACCGGATACCGGGTGGCGGACCTGCAATATCAGGGCGGCCAGTATAACCGGGACGCCGTCCGACTGGATGTCACCCAGGCCGCAGGCCAGGGTTTTCTCCGATGCCTCTCGGCACGGGCCCTCCATAAAATTGCACAGGAAAATCTCCGGCTGACCCGGAAAAACCTCCAGCTCGCCACAGTGCGGCAGCGCGTGGGCCGGGGCGGGCCGGACGAACGTCTCAGGTGGGAGGCCGAGGAGGCCCAGCGGAAAAGCGCTGTGATCGGGGCCTCCCGGTCCGTTGAATCGGCCTTTGTCGGCCTGAATCAGATCCTGAACCAGGATCAGAACAGGCGGTGGCAGCTCCGGGATATCCCGGTCGGTGAAACGGCCACATACTTCCTGGGTCAGGATCTCAGCCGAATTATCACCCGGATGACGGACCTGAACCGGTTTATGCGGCTGTCGGTCGATCTGGCCCTGGAAAACGCGCCGGAACTGGCCGTACTCGACAGACAGGTTGAGAGCCTGACGCTGACCCTCGACCGGCTGAAACGGCGCTATTATACGCCGACGGTGCGGGCCGAGGCGGCCTATGTCTGGAATGGCGACATATCGGGCAAAGGGGCGGGCAGCGTCCTGTCCGGCCTGACAATCCCCGGTCTTGATCTGCCGGATGCGCCGGACGATCACGAATGGGGCGTCTCCCTGAAGCTCACGCTCCCGCTCTTTGAGGGGGGCGGGCGCGCCGCCGATGTCGGAAAGGCCCGCGCCGATCTCATGCGGCTTCAATATGCCCGGATACAGACCCGCCAGATGATTGAGCAGCGCGTCCGCACATCCGTCTACGCCCTGTCCCGCTCCTGGCCCGACATCTTCCTGGCCCGGAAGGCGGCTGACCGGGCGCGGAAAAATCTCAGGATCATTCAGGACCGGTACGGGCAGGGCAAGGCCTCCATTACCGATCTGCTCAACGCCCAGACCCACCACCTGAGACAGGAGCAGAATGCGAGCCTCAGCATCTACCGGTATCTGGACGATGAGATCGAATTTCAGCGGGCCATCGCCTGGTTCAGACACACCCGGTCCGAAGCGGAAAAAGAAGAGATGATCCGCCGCATCTCGGAGTATATGAATACCGAAAAAACACCGGCGGTTCCCGGAAAAGACGGTTCAGATCCGGTACGGCCCCGGCAATAG
- a CDS encoding STAS domain-containing protein translates to MPLKINTMEKKPGVFVVSLIGALDTHTHMQLASRLDAIRHSSPGLIVLDLEYLDYISSIGISSILKAGRAVKKHGGRVKLMNLQPQIRKVFEIINALPSQQIFANAREMDQYLDRIQRKVGGAESETELPR, encoded by the coding sequence ATGCCGCTGAAAATCAATACAATGGAAAAAAAGCCGGGCGTCTTTGTGGTATCGCTCATTGGCGCACTGGATACCCACACCCACATGCAACTGGCCAGCAGGCTCGACGCGATCAGGCATTCGTCTCCCGGTCTCATCGTCCTGGATCTGGAATATCTTGACTACATCAGCAGCATCGGTATCAGCTCGATTCTGAAAGCCGGCCGGGCGGTGAAAAAACATGGCGGCAGGGTGAAGCTGATGAATTTGCAGCCTCAGATCAGAAAGGTATTTGAGATTATCAACGCCCTGCCCTCCCAGCAGATATTTGCCAACGCCCGGGAGATGGATCAGTATCTTGACCGGATTCAGCGGAAGGTCGGCGGGGCGGAGAGTGAGACAGAATTGCCGCGCTGA
- a CDS encoding ATP-binding protein: MKIIKNFIVKNRLSEFPELAGFLAIFGREHQLTDELVFDITLALEEIFSNIVFYSYADNNEHRIEIHIGLQDDEIILEIRDDGTPFNPLEAPKPDIRRPFSEREPGGLGIFLVHNLMDALDYRTDQGKNILVLKKTARYADLEAS; encoded by the coding sequence ATGAAAATAATCAAAAATTTTATCGTAAAAAACCGGCTTTCCGAATTCCCGGAGCTGGCCGGGTTTCTGGCAATTTTCGGCAGAGAACATCAGCTTACAGACGAACTGGTTTTTGATATTACCCTGGCGCTTGAAGAGATATTTTCCAACATTGTCTTTTACAGCTACGCGGATAACAATGAACACCGGATTGAAATCCATATCGGGCTTCAGGACGACGAAATCATTCTGGAAATCAGGGACGACGGCACACCGTTCAACCCCCTGGAGGCCCCGAAGCCGGATATCCGCAGGCCCTTTTCAGAAAGAGAGCCGGGGGGACTGGGGATTTTTCTGGTACACAACCTGATGGATGCGCTGGATTACCGCACAGACCAGGGGAAGAACATTCTGGTTCTGAAAAAAACAGCACGGTACGCCGATCTGGAAGCATCCTGA
- a CDS encoding transposase family protein, whose product MLTYEKLSRKPGTFRRLTGVSVGVFSEMAGKNGPLWEKRRNNYEKGGRNHALPGVENHLPAMLIYYRCYVTYEFMGFFFDCDETTAMRAVKRIEKMAIRVIRIEKKRGISASDTEYLIPDATEQPVQRPKRKQRKSYSGKKKGHTQKTQYITDPAGRIRAVSRTYPGKTHDFTIYKKQKKRDRFCGVPKKADNGYQGIRKYDKNAEIPYKKPRGGELTAEQKDFNRRLSKKRIRVGNTIREIKIFKIMSDTYRNRRKNHNLRANIIAGMVNMKITERELRKAA is encoded by the coding sequence GTGCTGACATATGAGAAATTATCACGAAAGCCCGGTACGTTCAGACGACTGACCGGAGTCAGCGTCGGTGTTTTTTCCGAAATGGCCGGAAAAAACGGCCCGCTGTGGGAAAAAAGGCGGAACAATTATGAGAAAGGTGGCAGGAATCATGCCCTGCCCGGAGTTGAAAACCACCTTCCTGCCATGCTGATTTACTACCGTTGCTATGTGACTTACGAATTTATGGGATTTTTTTTCGATTGTGACGAAACCACCGCGATGCGGGCGGTAAAACGCATCGAAAAAATGGCTATCCGGGTGATCCGTATTGAGAAAAAACGTGGGATTTCCGCTTCGGACACTGAATATCTCATACCTGACGCGACAGAGCAGCCCGTGCAACGCCCGAAGAGGAAGCAGCGGAAATCTTACAGTGGCAAAAAAAAAGGGCACACTCAGAAAACGCAATATATCACGGATCCGGCAGGAAGAATCCGCGCGGTTTCCAGAACATATCCCGGCAAAACCCATGATTTCACCATATACAAAAAGCAGAAGAAGAGAGACCGTTTTTGCGGGGTTCCGAAAAAGGCCGACAACGGATATCAGGGGATACGGAAATATGACAAAAATGCCGAAATTCCCTATAAAAAGCCCCGGGGCGGAGAGCTGACCGCCGAACAAAAGGATTTCAACCGGAGACTTTCCAAAAAACGGATAAGGGTGGGGAACACGATAAGAGAAATAAAAATATTCAAAATAATGTCGGATACTTATAGGAACAGGCGAAAGAATCACAATCTCAGGGCCAACATCATAGCGGGGATGGTGAATATGAAAATAACAGAAAGAGAACTTCGGAAAGCCGCATGA